A portion of the Tindallia magadiensis genome contains these proteins:
- a CDS encoding LiaI-LiaF-like domain-containing protein: MKNKDYTPGVILIGTGILFLLRNFGIISFRYLFQFWPVILIITGINLIIEKQPYVSVLTWILFFIIVITLSIMIELKIYVPMIPFPY; the protein is encoded by the coding sequence ATGAAAAATAAGGACTATACCCCTGGAGTTATTCTTATTGGAACTGGTATACTATTTCTTTTGAGAAATTTTGGCATCATCAGTTTTCGATATCTGTTTCAATTCTGGCCCGTTATATTGATTATTACAGGAATTAATCTGATTATTGAAAAACAACCTTATGTTTCAGTATTAACTTGGATTTTGTTTTTTATCATTGTAATAACGTTAAGCATTATGATAGAACTGAAAATATATGTCCCCATGATTCCTTTTCCATACTAA
- a CDS encoding PspC domain-containing protein, with translation MEKRFYRSRKDKKLAGVCGGVAEYFEVDPTLVRLIWVVFTFAGGAGVLAYIIAAIIMPEKPLNISDRSNNGTIYEDNNFVEIEEEDITKEMHETQKYDKQRIEFEKSKDDQLKEKQTEFRNDNNNVVIGLVLVVLGSLFFSRNFLRIHWIDFSYIWPLVLIFIGVYIIVNQRK, from the coding sequence ATGGAAAAACGATTTTATCGTTCGAGGAAAGATAAAAAATTGGCCGGAGTATGCGGTGGTGTAGCAGAATATTTTGAGGTAGATCCTACTTTAGTTCGGTTAATATGGGTGGTTTTTACTTTTGCAGGAGGTGCAGGAGTGCTAGCCTATATCATTGCTGCTATTATTATGCCGGAAAAACCCTTAAATATTTCTGATAGATCCAACAATGGAACAATATATGAAGATAACAATTTTGTTGAAATTGAGGAAGAAGATATTACTAAAGAAATGCATGAAACACAAAAATATGATAAGCAACGAATAGAATTTGAAAAATCGAAAGATGATCAGTTGAAAGAAAAGCAAACAGAATTTAGAAATGATAATAATAATGTGGTTATAGGGCTGGTGCTGGTTGTACTAGGATCTTTGTTTTTTTCTAGAAACTTCCTGAGAATTCATTGGATTGACTTCAGCTATATTTGGCCACTGGTACTTATCTTTATTGGAGTATATATTATTGTAAACCAAAGGAAGTGA
- a CDS encoding PP2C family protein-serine/threonine phosphatase: protein MLVKLKSILAWRCKETIDMYRILIVDDMLVNRKLMKKVLKDSIDNVCFFDAEDGFQATEVLEKDEIDLVILDLMMPGKDGYEVLEEMKEHPSYVDIPVIVNSAVTDMESIKRTLEMGAMDYFTKPITPEQMKVIIPLKASNALKFYEQKKDLKEMNKRMKNELKIASLLQGALFRSKENQNKVKLYQKYLACDELGGDLFDYVENENHSWFMIADITGHGVAASMVASMLKVVFNHAILNNEQPKDVLEEINITFYNLMEENTNLCFSVFVGKLEGDTVTYSNAGHPYPLLIKKRKEEWEFLAANGYLIGLFHDTKYDNHAITLLPGEGILNYTDGLFEDPKNPEESKSHTSVLKHAELLEGIALKNPDNFLEQLMTSFRKTNKSQLDDDIAIMYLVRK, encoded by the coding sequence ATGTTGGTAAAATTGAAGTCAATATTGGCTTGGAGATGTAAGGAGACTATTGATATGTACAGAATTTTAATTGTAGACGATATGTTAGTGAACCGAAAGCTAATGAAAAAAGTCCTGAAGGATAGCATCGACAATGTTTGTTTTTTTGATGCAGAAGATGGTTTTCAAGCGACGGAAGTATTGGAAAAAGATGAAATAGATTTAGTTATTTTAGATTTAATGATGCCAGGAAAAGATGGCTATGAGGTGTTGGAAGAAATGAAAGAACATCCTAGCTATGTTGATATTCCGGTTATTGTTAATTCAGCGGTTACTGATATGGAGAGCATAAAACGCACCCTTGAGATGGGAGCTATGGACTATTTCACTAAACCTATTACGCCTGAGCAAATGAAGGTGATAATACCATTAAAAGCAAGTAATGCGCTTAAATTTTATGAGCAGAAGAAAGATCTTAAGGAAATGAACAAAAGAATGAAAAATGAACTTAAGATAGCGAGCTTACTTCAAGGTGCTTTGTTTAGAAGTAAAGAAAATCAAAATAAGGTTAAGTTGTATCAAAAATACCTAGCATGTGATGAGCTAGGTGGAGATTTATTTGACTATGTTGAGAACGAAAACCATAGTTGGTTCATGATCGCGGATATTACTGGCCACGGTGTTGCAGCTTCAATGGTTGCCTCTATGCTTAAAGTGGTGTTTAATCATGCTATACTTAACAATGAACAACCAAAAGATGTGCTGGAAGAAATCAACATAACCTTCTATAATTTGATGGAAGAAAATACTAATCTTTGTTTTTCTGTCTTTGTTGGAAAGTTAGAAGGTGATACGGTTACATATTCTAATGCAGGGCATCCGTATCCTTTGTTAATTAAAAAAAGAAAAGAAGAGTGGGAGTTTTTGGCTGCTAATGGATATTTGATAGGCTTGTTTCATGATACAAAATACGATAATCATGCGATAACACTTTTGCCTGGAGAAGGTATTTTGAATTATACAGATGGTCTTTTTGAAGATCCTAAAAATCCAGAGGAAAGCAAAAGTCATACCAGTGTTTTAAAGCATGCTGAGTTGCTTGAGGGCATTGCGTTGAAAAATCCAGATAACTTTTTAGAACAGCTAATGACTTCGTTTAGAAAAACGAATAAAAGTCAGCTTGATGATGATATAGCAATAATGTACTTGGTTAGAAAGTGA
- a CDS encoding chemotaxis protein CheX: MDAKYITPFLESVKTIMEQFGFEKIERGKIIKKENMNVDMDTIAIVGLVGGVKGNVSYAFSEETAKQIASKMMMGMPVNDLDEMARSAMSEFANMITGTAIATLSQIEEINEVTPTPPSIIYGKEIYMIITPMETLAIDLETDVGKIEVNIGLEM, from the coding sequence ATGGATGCTAAATATATAACACCATTTCTAGAGTCAGTAAAAACAATTATGGAACAATTCGGATTTGAAAAAATTGAACGTGGAAAAATTATAAAAAAAGAGAATATGAATGTTGATATGGATACTATAGCGATAGTTGGTTTGGTAGGAGGCGTAAAAGGTAATGTTAGCTATGCGTTTTCAGAAGAAACAGCTAAGCAAATTGCATCTAAAATGATGATGGGCATGCCTGTGAATGATTTGGATGAAATGGCTAGAAGTGCTATGTCGGAATTTGCTAATATGATTACAGGGACGGCAATTGCAACTCTTTCACAAATTGAAGAAATAAACGAAGTGACACCAACACCACCGTCTATTATTTATGGTAAAGAGATATATATGATTATTACACCAATGGAGACACTTGCTATCGACTTAGAGACTGATGTTGGTAAAATTGAAGTCAATATTGGCTTGGAGATGTAA
- a CDS encoding chemotaxis protein CheX has protein sequence MDNRLLDPFLKSTKDMLLQMASVSVKEHDDFKEQVTDIRSYGVTTLVTFVGKVKGRLLIDMEVSVASKIVKEVLGETLNDPKDSTYMGMVSELNNIIGGDAITHLNNEMSLGLRLASPAVFTGKDVIISIPKIQSSTLECMTEQGKLRINVAFERGGEA, from the coding sequence ATGGATAATCGGTTACTGGATCCTTTTTTGAAAAGTACTAAAGACATGCTTTTACAAATGGCTTCCGTGTCAGTCAAGGAACATGATGATTTTAAGGAGCAAGTAACAGACATTAGATCTTATGGAGTGACTACGTTAGTAACTTTTGTTGGAAAAGTAAAAGGAAGACTGCTGATAGACATGGAAGTTAGTGTTGCGTCAAAAATTGTTAAAGAAGTTCTTGGAGAAACTTTGAATGATCCTAAAGACAGTACTTACATGGGGATGGTTTCAGAATTAAACAATATCATTGGTGGCGATGCAATAACTCATCTTAACAATGAGATGTCTTTGGGTCTCAGACTTGCTTCACCTGCTGTTTTTACAGGTAAAGATGTTATTATCTCAATACCTAAAATCCAATCGTCTACACTAGAATGTATGACAGAGCAAGGGAAATTAAGGATTAACGTAGCTTTCGAGAGGGGTGGAGAAGCCTGA
- a CDS encoding response regulator, with amino-acid sequence MKNVLIVDDSPIIHNLLRKVLERNNYSVCGDAKNGKEGVDMYKELNPDIVFMDITMPVMEGLDAVKIIKEFDPDAKIIMLSAMGDDEIKEEAKQLGVDVFLKKPFDDYKIVSAISKIV; translated from the coding sequence ATGAAAAACGTATTAATAGTGGATGATTCGCCTATTATTCACAATTTGTTAAGGAAAGTTCTGGAAAGAAACAATTATTCAGTTTGTGGAGACGCTAAAAATGGTAAAGAAGGGGTAGATATGTATAAAGAGCTTAATCCAGATATTGTCTTTATGGACATTACAATGCCTGTAATGGAAGGGCTGGATGCGGTAAAGATTATAAAGGAATTTGATCCGGATGCAAAAATTATTATGCTAAGCGCTATGGGTGATGATGAAATTAAAGAGGAAGCAAAACAACTAGGAGTTGATGTTTTTTTGAAAAAGCCTTTTGATGACTATAAGATTGTCAGTGCGATTTCAAAAATAGTCTAA
- a CDS encoding chemotaxis protein CheX, translating to MNEHEQAYHRAFSISVSEVMSTMTGFEMEEDDSYSESKGDSCDSSNKEPCEISGAMVLFGDKNSIATATMTRTTASVLVSYMTGIPYYELTDEDLFDGVAEMMNLIAGRAKALLRDTEFYFEISPPFTIVGINHYIVHKKQASLIRKRFTSNDISFILKVFNT from the coding sequence ATGAATGAACATGAGCAAGCTTATCATCGGGCATTTTCAATTTCTGTTTCAGAAGTAATGAGTACTATGACAGGTTTTGAGATGGAAGAAGATGATTCATATAGCGAATCTAAAGGAGATTCATGTGATTCTTCAAATAAAGAACCTTGTGAAATAAGTGGAGCTATGGTATTGTTTGGTGACAAGAATAGCATTGCCACTGCGACAATGACTAGAACGACAGCATCGGTTTTAGTTTCGTATATGACAGGTATACCGTATTATGAGTTGACAGACGAAGACTTATTTGATGGAGTAGCAGAAATGATGAATTTAATAGCCGGCAGAGCAAAAGCGCTGTTGCGTGATACAGAGTTTTATTTTGAAATATCTCCGCCATTTACAATTGTTGGTATAAATCATTACATCGTACATAAAAAACAAGCAAGTTTAATACGAAAGCGTTTTACTTCTAATGATATTTCTTTTATCTTAAAAGTATTTAATACGTGA
- a CDS encoding response regulator, translated as MKILSVDDSAIVRKIIRGAVEVLNYDLLEASDGVEGKKVLENHYEEIGLLLLDWNMPGMNGMDLLKIIKEDEKYTHIPVMMVTTESEKENIVRAIKAGADHYVVKPFTMEELIKKILECLGQGDTDE; from the coding sequence ATGAAAATATTATCAGTAGATGATTCGGCAATTGTTAGAAAAATCATTAGGGGAGCAGTAGAAGTTTTAAACTACGACCTATTGGAAGCCTCTGATGGCGTAGAAGGAAAAAAAGTGCTGGAAAATCACTATGAAGAAATAGGGTTACTACTTCTAGACTGGAATATGCCCGGTATGAACGGGATGGATTTACTTAAAATCATAAAAGAAGATGAAAAATATACACATATTCCAGTTATGATGGTTACTACGGAAAGTGAGAAAGAAAATATAGTTAGAGCTATTAAAGCAGGAGCGGATCATTATGTTGTCAAGCCTTTTACAATGGAAGAACTTATAAAAAAAATATTGGAATGCTTGGGACAGGGGGATACAGATGAATGA
- a CDS encoding CheR family methyltransferase: MTASLSNREFSLFQKYIEDQCGIAIGDEKAYLIESRLTKLLIESKLNSFEELYKMLYNKNDPKLSEKVIDAITTNETLWFRDKTPWIILEKELMAEYISMIRNTGKKIKIWSAAASSGQEAYSTVIAVDQYLKRHRIKDVGLKDFEIVGTDISAPVLEIAKMGRYDPISIMRGLDPKLKEEYFINEGRVWTVKDEIKKHVKFRKFNLQNSFHSLGKFDMIFCRYVMIYFSQDFKKEMTKKLASALQEKGVLFIGNSEIFPNYKEYFEAKHVDKGIYYQVKE, encoded by the coding sequence ATGACTGCTTCTTTATCAAATCGGGAATTTTCTTTGTTTCAAAAATATATTGAAGATCAGTGTGGGATTGCTATAGGAGATGAAAAGGCGTATTTAATCGAAAGTAGACTAACAAAACTATTGATTGAGTCGAAGTTAAATTCTTTCGAAGAATTATATAAAATGTTATATAATAAAAATGATCCTAAACTATCGGAGAAGGTTATTGACGCAATTACAACAAACGAAACACTATGGTTTAGAGATAAAACGCCCTGGATTATCCTTGAGAAAGAGCTAATGGCAGAATATATCTCGATGATCCGAAATACTGGAAAAAAAATTAAAATTTGGAGTGCAGCTGCATCTTCAGGGCAAGAAGCTTACTCAACAGTAATAGCAGTCGATCAATATCTAAAAAGACATAGAATAAAGGATGTCGGGTTAAAAGATTTTGAGATAGTTGGTACGGACATTTCTGCTCCTGTTCTTGAAATAGCTAAAATGGGAAGGTATGACCCGATATCTATTATGCGTGGACTTGATCCAAAGCTTAAAGAAGAATACTTTATTAATGAAGGTCGCGTATGGACTGTGAAAGATGAAATAAAGAAGCATGTGAAGTTTCGCAAATTTAATCTTCAAAATTCTTTTCATTCTCTTGGAAAATTTGACATGATATTTTGTCGATATGTCATGATATATTTTTCGCAGGATTTTAAAAAGGAAATGACTAAAAAACTTGCAAGTGCACTGCAAGAGAAAGGTGTTTTGTTCATAGGCAATTCTGAAATATTTCCGAACTATAAAGAGTATTTCGAAGCAAAACACGTTGATAAAGGGATATACTATCAAGTCAAGGAGTGA
- the cheB gene encoding chemotaxis-specific protein-glutamate methyltransferase CheB: MKLKALVVDDTIIYRKILTQAVEDTGLCVVDKTAPNGMIALEWLHQKPFDVVLLDVFMPIMDGIEALKRIKKEFPSIAVIMISSDGKDSVQNTVKALELGAMEFIMKPTSGDKTKNIQSITRTLKILFAQIHMHKYEKGTIDKRKTSILDADKKINEDIRKAKKRELNASHSLNKRIKPDIILIASSTGGPVALENIFKAIKEPMTKPVLVVQHMPKHFTKVLANSLQSKSGLNISEVKNEQEVSSKEVIIAAGGSHMIVASEKGKKILKLLETPLVNGVRPSADVLFKSVAKEFHGYKILVIILTGMGNDGMRGVQELRKRCEVYCISQSEESSVVYGMPRSVEEAGLSDEVLHLRDIPERIVSMLK, translated from the coding sequence GTGAAGCTTAAAGCACTGGTAGTTGATGATACTATTATTTATAGAAAAATATTAACACAAGCTGTTGAAGACACAGGATTATGTGTAGTAGATAAAACAGCACCTAATGGAATGATTGCTTTAGAGTGGCTTCATCAAAAACCATTTGATGTTGTGCTTTTAGACGTTTTTATGCCTATAATGGATGGTATTGAAGCATTAAAAAGGATAAAAAAAGAGTTTCCTTCTATTGCTGTGATCATGATCAGCAGTGATGGGAAGGATAGTGTGCAAAATACGGTTAAGGCTCTTGAACTCGGTGCTATGGAGTTTATAATGAAGCCTACTAGTGGCGATAAGACAAAAAATATTCAATCAATAACAAGAACATTAAAAATATTGTTTGCACAGATCCACATGCATAAATATGAAAAAGGAACTATCGATAAAAGAAAAACCTCTATCTTGGATGCTGATAAAAAAATAAATGAAGATATTAGAAAAGCAAAAAAAAGAGAGTTGAATGCATCGCATAGTTTGAATAAGCGAATAAAACCAGATATCATTCTTATTGCTTCTTCAACCGGTGGTCCTGTGGCATTAGAAAATATCTTTAAGGCAATTAAGGAACCAATGACTAAACCTGTTTTAGTAGTGCAACACATGCCAAAACATTTCACTAAAGTGCTTGCGAATTCTCTTCAATCAAAAAGTGGTCTTAATATTTCTGAAGTAAAAAACGAACAGGAAGTCAGTTCGAAAGAAGTAATTATCGCAGCTGGCGGATCGCATATGATAGTAGCTTCTGAAAAGGGTAAAAAAATTCTGAAGTTGTTAGAAACACCTTTGGTTAATGGCGTAAGACCTTCTGCTGATGTTCTATTCAAATCAGTTGCAAAAGAATTTCATGGTTATAAAATCTTAGTGATTATCCTTACTGGAATGGGTAATGATGGCATGCGGGGAGTACAAGAGTTAAGAAAACGATGTGAGGTATATTGTATTTCACAAAGTGAAGAAAGCAGTGTGGTATATGGTATGCCTCGGAGCGTAGAAGAAGCCGGTTTATCAGATGAAGTGTTACATCTCAGGGATATTCCGGAACGCATCGTAAGCATGCTGAAATGA
- a CDS encoding chemotaxis protein CheW, with protein sequence MNGKALTFFINEKMFGLDIKLVKEISRKVEFSEVPDSDPNIAGLMNLRGQVVTLFCLSKILELESSSQKDESACIILKALPNQPHQIGFLIDRTGDVVDIHEDWCEKTPANVEEVKNEYIKEVVKLEEKLLLMLDTDVVFDTQ encoded by the coding sequence ATGAATGGAAAAGCATTGACTTTTTTTATCAATGAGAAAATGTTTGGTTTGGATATAAAACTAGTTAAAGAAATAAGCCGAAAAGTTGAATTTAGTGAAGTGCCGGACTCTGACCCAAATATCGCAGGGTTAATGAATCTACGAGGACAAGTAGTTACGCTATTTTGCTTGAGTAAAATACTAGAGCTGGAATCGAGTAGTCAAAAGGATGAATCTGCATGCATCATATTAAAAGCCCTACCGAATCAGCCTCATCAAATTGGATTCCTAATAGACCGAACTGGTGATGTGGTTGATATACATGAGGATTGGTGTGAAAAAACACCTGCGAATGTGGAGGAAGTAAAGAATGAGTATATAAAAGAAGTGGTTAAATTGGAGGAAAAGCTTTTGTTAATGTTAGATACAGATGTTGTATTTGATACACAATAA
- a CDS encoding hybrid sensor histidine kinase/response regulator has translation MIHNEEFINEFVEEAETHLQMVENGLLAMDEGSRDKENINNVFRSIHSIKGTAGFFGLEKIVELAHVMENILGELRNDKIEPTAEMVDLLLNGNDSLKEMVDDVFNSAGYDVDDLINNMTNILKGENVCDVSSKDEIITSVDTQELVTKISKAQLEQIEQAKKHGHYLYKVKIGINRDIGAKEISPVLFFKKIQSVGEIVDSYTDISDVESIDSVMDSDVYFSFVFTTVLEKNLLPIALDIDSDSVEELDFGEALNKEIQSSEKLEKSKSVNSSETTDDKEDALVINTGDTIVSDHETDVILDNNENNEVSDLILKKSSTTAVVEDSVRVHVSLLNDLLNLASEMVLGRNQLLRNIEEYRKSIVGLDAILQNIDRVTTELQEKIMQTRMQPVGNVFNKMPRVIRDLSKKLGKEVDLNIEGSHVELDKSIIESLSDPLTHLIRNAVDHGLETPDQRKKVNKSTVGQVDLKAYHESGYVHIDIIDDGAGIDSERIKKKAIDKGLINEVDLKNMNEQEILQLLMMPGFSTADQITDVSGRGVGMDVVKTNIEKLGGTIEIKTILGEGTTFRMILPLTLAIIPSLIVEVSQFKFALPQVNLQEMVRLKEGDESKKIEYVHNAQVLRLRGKLLPIVDLGEVLGLRSFKEKEVNKEFDGITRILVLKVGSKRFGLVVDSIYDEEEILVKPLPKYFKNCQCYSGVTIMGDGKTAMILDPEGIVNKASLRFMDEQVKASEAEVDDQLNELKELQNMLIFKCSGDETFGIDLSLVSRVEEITKNDIDKVGNKEYIQYRGDALRVVRPENYLPVSKKDHSPEKLYVIIPKLVKNPIGIIIEKIHDTMMTSIHLNQEDIKGRGLLGSTILNNKIVLLVNIYELFEMVSPEEYENESLKNRSGEKTILLAEDTPFFARLTKNYLEWAGYNVLLTENGEQALEVLKEKPVDLVLSDIQMPVMDGLDLVRSIRKNAKLNELPVIALTSMTSDKDKQLGMQAGFDYYEFKLDKASILYTLKKALSKEVK, from the coding sequence TTGATTCATAATGAAGAATTTATAAATGAATTCGTCGAAGAAGCGGAGACACACTTGCAAATGGTAGAGAATGGACTTCTTGCAATGGATGAAGGGAGTAGGGATAAAGAGAATATAAATAACGTTTTTAGATCTATACATAGTATCAAAGGAACAGCTGGTTTTTTTGGGTTAGAAAAAATAGTTGAACTTGCGCATGTTATGGAAAACATCTTGGGAGAACTTAGAAATGATAAAATCGAACCAACTGCTGAGATGGTAGATCTGTTATTGAATGGAAATGATTCTTTGAAAGAAATGGTAGATGATGTATTTAATAGTGCTGGATATGATGTGGATGATCTGATAAATAACATGACGAACATTTTAAAAGGAGAAAATGTTTGTGATGTTTCTTCAAAAGATGAAATAATAACGAGTGTTGACACACAAGAACTGGTAACAAAGATTAGTAAAGCTCAATTAGAGCAAATAGAACAAGCAAAGAAACATGGTCACTATCTTTATAAAGTTAAAATTGGTATAAATCGAGATATAGGGGCGAAAGAGATTAGTCCTGTCCTTTTCTTTAAGAAAATTCAATCTGTTGGAGAGATCGTTGATTCATATACAGACATAAGTGATGTGGAGAGTATTGATTCTGTTATGGACTCTGATGTCTATTTTTCTTTTGTGTTTACCACGGTATTAGAAAAAAACTTGCTGCCTATAGCACTTGATATTGATAGTGACTCAGTAGAAGAGTTGGATTTTGGAGAAGCGTTAAATAAGGAAATTCAAAGCAGTGAAAAGTTGGAAAAATCCAAGTCTGTAAATAGTTCAGAAACAACTGATGATAAAGAAGATGCTTTAGTAATTAATACTGGCGACACTATAGTTAGCGATCACGAAACTGATGTGATTTTAGATAATAATGAAAATAATGAAGTGTCAGATTTGATATTAAAAAAATCTTCTACAACAGCCGTTGTGGAGGATAGTGTGAGGGTTCATGTTTCTTTGCTGAATGATCTTTTGAACCTTGCTAGTGAAATGGTGCTAGGGAGAAATCAATTATTAAGAAATATTGAAGAATATCGTAAAAGTATTGTGGGACTTGATGCTATTCTTCAGAATATTGATAGGGTTACTACTGAGTTGCAAGAAAAAATCATGCAGACAAGGATGCAACCGGTAGGAAATGTCTTTAATAAAATGCCACGAGTTATTAGAGACCTATCAAAAAAGTTAGGAAAAGAAGTGGACTTGAATATTGAAGGATCCCATGTTGAACTCGATAAGTCTATTATTGAATCTTTAAGTGATCCGCTGACGCATTTAATACGAAATGCTGTTGATCATGGACTAGAAACACCTGATCAACGAAAAAAAGTTAACAAATCGACAGTAGGTCAAGTGGATTTAAAAGCTTATCATGAGAGTGGATATGTACATATTGATATTATTGACGACGGAGCGGGGATTGACTCTGAAAGAATTAAGAAAAAAGCAATAGACAAAGGCCTTATTAATGAAGTAGATCTTAAAAATATGAATGAACAAGAAATTCTTCAGTTGCTTATGATGCCTGGTTTTTCAACAGCCGATCAAATAACTGATGTATCTGGTCGTGGAGTTGGAATGGATGTAGTGAAGACTAATATTGAAAAACTTGGTGGAACCATTGAAATCAAAACAATACTGGGAGAAGGCACTACTTTTAGAATGATATTACCATTAACATTAGCGATAATTCCTTCGCTTATAGTGGAAGTAAGCCAGTTCAAATTTGCTTTACCTCAAGTAAATTTACAGGAAATGGTTCGACTCAAAGAAGGGGATGAAAGCAAAAAAATCGAATATGTTCATAATGCTCAGGTGCTTCGATTAAGAGGAAAGTTACTACCAATTGTTGATCTTGGTGAGGTATTAGGTCTTAGAAGTTTCAAAGAGAAGGAAGTAAATAAAGAGTTTGATGGTATTACAAGAATTCTTGTTCTTAAAGTAGGGTCAAAAAGATTTGGCCTAGTGGTAGATTCTATTTATGATGAGGAAGAAATATTAGTAAAACCGTTACCCAAATACTTCAAAAATTGCCAATGTTACTCAGGGGTTACTATCATGGGAGATGGAAAAACGGCAATGATTTTAGATCCAGAGGGTATTGTGAATAAAGCAAGCTTGAGATTTATGGATGAACAGGTTAAAGCAAGCGAGGCCGAGGTAGATGATCAGTTAAATGAGCTTAAAGAACTCCAGAATATGTTGATATTCAAATGTTCAGGAGATGAAACCTTCGGGATTGATTTATCTTTGGTATCTCGTGTAGAAGAAATTACTAAAAATGATATTGATAAAGTAGGCAACAAAGAATATATTCAATATCGTGGAGATGCCTTAAGAGTTGTTAGGCCAGAAAACTACCTACCGGTATCAAAAAAAGACCACTCACCAGAAAAGTTATATGTTATTATACCGAAGCTAGTGAAAAATCCTATAGGAATTATTATTGAAAAAATTCATGATACGATGATGACTAGTATACACCTTAATCAAGAAGACATAAAAGGGAGAGGTTTGTTAGGATCAACAATATTAAATAATAAAATAGTATTGTTAGTTAATATTTATGAACTGTTCGAGATGGTATCACCTGAAGAATATGAAAACGAAAGTTTGAAAAACAGATCTGGGGAAAAAACAATCTTACTTGCAGAAGACACTCCTTTTTTTGCGAGGCTTACAAAGAATTACTTAGAATGGGCCGGATATAATGTTCTTCTTACGGAAAATGGAGAACAAGCCCTTGAAGTTCTCAAAGAGAAACCGGTAGATCTTGTATTAAGTGATATTCAGATGCCAGTTATGGATGGATTGGATCTTGTGAGATCAATCCGTAAAAATGCCAAATTAAATGAGTTGCCTGTTATTGCATTGACTTCTATGACGAGTGATAAAGACAAACAGTTAGGGATGCAGGCAGGGTTTGATTATTATGAGTTCAAATTAGATAAAGCTTCGATTTTATACACGTTGAAAAAAGCCTTAAGTAAAGAGGTGAAGTAA
- a CDS encoding STAS domain-containing protein, with amino-acid sequence MKFITEAEKLIIKFEENITAKTVKDLKEELQIKLGQDEDYQEAIADLSKVEYIDSTGITLIIGIYKSLESSNKLFSVIGASEEIKNLFEVIRLDKIFVVE; translated from the coding sequence ATGAAATTTATAACAGAAGCAGAAAAGTTAATTATCAAGTTTGAAGAAAATATCACGGCAAAAACGGTAAAAGATCTAAAAGAAGAGCTACAAATCAAGTTAGGGCAAGATGAAGATTATCAGGAGGCAATTGCAGATTTATCAAAAGTAGAATACATTGATTCAACTGGAATTACCTTAATCATAGGAATCTATAAATCACTTGAATCATCCAATAAACTGTTTTCTGTAATAGGGGCCAGTGAAGAAATAAAAAATTTATTTGAAGTAATTCGTTTAGATAAAATATTTGTGGTTGAATAG
- a CDS encoding ATP-binding protein has translation MEEFRVEFYSDFCEVDKYSILMTDFIVKNNSDLSSEERFNINFALRELMNNAVEHGNCSDPQKKIFCTVISREKRITLIVEDEGDGFDLSQEIFDNTKRDDLENRRRGIWVLKKLGFDVVVKKNKVTAQYKREGKE, from the coding sequence ATGGAAGAATTTCGAGTAGAGTTCTATTCTGATTTTTGTGAAGTGGATAAGTACTCAATTCTTATGACGGATTTTATTGTCAAAAATAATTCTGATTTATCATCAGAAGAGCGTTTTAATATCAATTTTGCTCTACGCGAATTAATGAATAATGCTGTAGAACACGGGAATTGTAGTGATCCCCAAAAGAAAATTTTTTGTACAGTCATTAGTAGAGAAAAGAGGATAACGTTAATAGTGGAGGATGAGGGAGATGGATTTGATCTTTCTCAAGAAATCTTTGACAACACAAAGAGAGATGATTTAGAAAATAGAAGAAGAGGAATTTGGGTGCTTAAAAAACTTGGATTTGATGTGGTTGTTAAAAAGAATAAAGTAACTGCACAATATAAGCGGGAGGGTAAGGAATGA